In the Dioscorea cayenensis subsp. rotundata cultivar TDr96_F1 chromosome 12, TDr96_F1_v2_PseudoChromosome.rev07_lg8_w22 25.fasta, whole genome shotgun sequence genome, one interval contains:
- the LOC120273271 gene encoding fruit protein pKIWI502-like, with protein sequence MAALALLSVSSPPPSLLLRPMPSSLLRPFLPLRRRLSLAAAAAARPDTTLWTEAPVTTIHPASADGSLFHTSIYTGDLASSYTAPGQYLQVRLPVSKKPSFLAIASPPPSLDLSPTGEFEFLVKKIAGSVAELLCGLRSGDAIELSAVMGKGFEIHRISPADAFQSILIFATVSGISFQTTTWKIYVLISRLEIDVKLNLGRKGEL encoded by the exons ATGGCTGCGCTTGCGCTTCTTTCGGTTTCTTCTCCACCTCCTTCGCTCCTCCTACGCCCCATGCCTTCCTCTCTCCTCCGCCCTTTCCTCCCCCTTCGCCGCCGCCTATCCCTCGCCGCCGCTGCGGCCGCTCGTCCCGACACCACCCTCTGGACCGAAGCCCCCGTCACCACCATCCACCCCGCCTCCGCTGACGGCTCCCTTTTCCACACCTCAATCTACACCGGCGACCTCGCCTCCTCCTACACCGCCCCCGGTCAATACCTCCAGGTCCGCCTCCCCGTCTCCAAGAAACCATCTTTTCTCGCCATCGCTTCTCCACCTCCCTCCCTTGATTTGTCCCCGACTGGTGAGTTCGAGTTCCTTGTGAAAAAGATCGCTGGATCCGTCGCAGAGTTGCTGTGCGGGTTGCGGAGTGGTGACGCTATTGAGCTTAGTGCTGTCATGGGCAAAGGATTCGAGATCCATCGGATCTCTCCGGCTGATGCGTTTCAATCCATCTTGATCTTCGCCACCGTCTCCGGAATCAG CTTTCAGACAACTACATGGAAGATTTATGTGCTAATATCAAG GTTGGAGATAGATGTCAAATTGAACTTGGGGAGAAAAGGGGAGTTGTAA
- the LOC120273834 gene encoding probable staphylococcal-like nuclease CAN1 produces MGNSLLKLISECFKPSATHEPQPQAPPGVSPAVSALAHDLLHFEITSQVPDGLGQHVVSSKKAQANWYKKLLEAWREAKPPPRTPEEASRLVIETLKRHQKADVQGLLAFYGLPSPQSLPEISTVVPSYPPEGVQYELQTLPVDPKAVADGDTITVYVDTSNPRESGIVPREVHEAAIGRARARAARNYDEADALQKIMVNAGYRVINFPNGEETLARKYRIRLRGIDAPEGAMPYGKEAKEELVKLVQGKPLKIYAFGDDRYGRCVGDIYCNGVFVQEQMLRRGFAWHYTAYDKRPELAKWENEARKARRGLWAAPNPEKPWDWRKERRNGT; encoded by the exons aTGGGGAACAGCCTCTTGAAGCTCATCAGCGAGTGCTTCAAGCCCTCAGCTACCCATGAACCTCAACCACAAGCTCCTCCCGGCGTCAGCCCTGCTGTCTCCGCCCTCGCCCATGACCTTCTCCACTTCGAGATCACTTCTCAG GTTCCGGATGGGTTAGGGCAGCATGTTGTTTCCTCGAAGAAGGCTCAGGCTAACTG GTACAAGAAACTCTTGGAGGCATGGAGGGAAGCCAAGCCACCACCAAGAACACCAGAAGAAGCTTCAAGGCTTGTCATTGAAACCTTGAAAAGGCACCAAAAAGCAGATGTTCAG GGTCTCTTGGCTTTCTATGGCCTCCCTAGCCCACAGTCTCTACCGGAAATCTCAACAGTTGTTCCATCTTATCCTCCTGAAGGAGTTCAATATGAGTTGCAAACACTTCCT GTTGATCCCAAAGCAGTTGCAGATGGTGATACCATTACTGTGTATGTGGACACAAGCAACCCAAGAGAATCAGGTATTGTGCCTAGAGAAGTACATGAAGCAGCCATTGGACGAGCCAGAGCCCGGGCTGCCAGGAATTACGACGAGGCAGATGCTCTTCAGAAAATCATGGTTAATGCAGGATACAG AGTGATCAATTTTCCAAATGGTGAGGAGACACTCGCCCGGAAATACCGAATTAGATTAAG GGGGATTGATGCACCAGAGGGTGCCATGCCATATGGGAAGGAAGCCAAGGAGGAGCTAGTGAAGCTGGTTCAAGGCAAACCTTTGAAGATCTATGCTTTCGGTGATGATCGGTATGGCCGGTGTGTTGGGGATATCTATTGCAATGGGGTTTTTGTGCAG GAGCAGATGCTAAGGCGGGGATTTGCATGGCATTATACAGCTTACGACAAGCGTCCTGAGCTTGCAAAG TGGGAGAACGAAGCTCGGAAAGCTCGCAGAGGTTTATGGGCTGCCCCGAACCCTGAGAAGCCATGGGATTGGCGAAAAGAAAGGCGAAATGGCACATAA
- the LOC120273836 gene encoding uncharacterized protein LOC120273836, translating into MGKRPPPAKSLGNYARLASERVTAARLSKPRSRSLDSAREPAPSRSDGRGTAMEGQERLPLSMVVAECVKRWFQDTLKEARNGDAAMQVLVGQMYQSGYGVPRNEQKAKTWMTKASKYRSSVWRVSHKRPGYNASDSDSVEETDDPKP; encoded by the exons ATGGGCAAACGCCCACCGCCGGCGAAGAGCTTGGGGAACTACGCGCGCCTCGCCTCCGAGAGGGTCACCGCCGCTAGGCTTTCGAAACCCAGATCGAGATCGCTGGATTCGGCAAGAGAACCGGCCCCGTCGAGATCCGACGGCAGGGGGACGGCCATGGAAGGCCAGGAGCGTCTTCCTCTGTCGATGGTGGTGGCGGAGTGCGTGAAGAGGTGGTTTCAGGATACTCTCAAGGAGGCTCGGAACGGAGACGCCGCTATGCAGGTCCTCGTTGGCCAGATGTATCAGAGTGGCTATGGCGTGCCGCGGAACGAGCAGAAG GCAAAGACCTGGATGACAAAAGCTTCAAAATATCGATCCTCAGTCTGGAGAGTCAGCCATAAACGTCCAG GCTATAATGCTAGTGATTCAGATTCTGTTGAAGAGACAGACGATCCAAAGCCGTGA